In a genomic window of Bacteroidales bacterium:
- the yidC gene encoding membrane protein insertase YidC, whose amino-acid sequence MDKNQIIGIILIFALLIGYGIYTAPSKEEKAAMQQRQDSISRARAEQLRFDSIKRIQDSIENAKIKETQNIVDTSVVDSVKNINLEKDYGVFANSVNGKEEFITLENQLIKIKFTTKGAYPYFAQLKNFQTYDSLPLILFDNNENQFDLSFSGKNIRINTSGLYFENMNGDTLIDASSSKQSVSLRINAGQGKYIEYLYTLEPESYILKFDVRFYGLEAELASNSSYIDILWKAKSRRQEHGAKWENQNTTIYYKQLNDKVTYMTGMSDDDEEILDTKVKWIAYKDHFFSTILIAHDSFSEAKIKYKKDELQEKYIKDFESNIYLEFDKSNDQKYEFSYYMGPNDYDILRKISVRGEDNLDLKRMIPLGWSVFRWVNQIIVIPLFNFLGSIFGSNMGLIILIMTLIIKLALFPLTFKSFKSSAKMRVLKPQIDEINKKIPKEKTMERQQATMALYKKVGVNPMGGCLPMLLQMPILIAMFRFFPASIELRQKSFLWATDLSSYDSIWTFPDGFSIPMYGDHVSLFTILMAVAMLISQLLNKNQMSGGNTQMPGMKFMLYLMPVMMLLWFNNYSAGLSYYYFLSNVITIIQTLVIRRMIDEKALLSQLNAQKKKPKKKSKWQTRLGEMQKQQELQKKKRR is encoded by the coding sequence ATGGATAAAAATCAAATTATCGGAATTATATTAATTTTTGCATTGCTGATCGGTTACGGAATATACACTGCCCCGTCAAAAGAAGAAAAAGCAGCAATGCAGCAAAGACAAGATTCAATTAGCAGAGCCCGGGCAGAGCAACTTCGTTTTGATTCAATTAAACGAATTCAGGACTCAATTGAAAATGCAAAAATTAAAGAAACTCAGAATATAGTTGACACATCAGTTGTAGATTCTGTAAAAAATATAAACTTAGAAAAGGATTACGGTGTATTTGCAAATTCGGTTAACGGAAAAGAAGAGTTTATAACACTTGAAAACCAATTAATCAAAATAAAATTTACAACAAAAGGTGCATATCCGTATTTTGCTCAATTAAAGAACTTCCAAACATACGACAGCCTACCTTTAATTCTGTTTGATAATAATGAAAATCAATTTGATTTAAGCTTTTCCGGTAAGAATATTCGTATAAATACATCAGGCTTATATTTTGAAAATATGAACGGAGATACTTTAATAGATGCAAGTTCTTCAAAACAATCAGTTTCTTTAAGAATTAATGCCGGACAAGGAAAGTATATTGAATATTTATACACATTAGAACCCGAATCTTATATCCTGAAATTTGATGTCAGATTTTACGGGTTAGAAGCTGAATTAGCATCAAATTCAAGTTATATTGATATTTTATGGAAAGCAAAATCCAGAAGACAAGAGCACGGTGCTAAATGGGAAAATCAAAATACTACAATTTATTACAAGCAATTGAATGATAAAGTAACATATATGACAGGTATGTCTGATGACGATGAAGAAATATTAGACACAAAAGTTAAGTGGATTGCATATAAAGATCACTTTTTTTCAACTATTTTAATTGCACATGACAGTTTTAGTGAGGCTAAAATTAAATATAAGAAAGATGAGTTACAAGAGAAATATATAAAAGATTTTGAAAGCAATATTTATTTAGAATTTGATAAATCTAACGACCAAAAATATGAATTTTCATATTATATGGGACCGAATGACTATGATATACTAAGAAAAATTTCTGTAAGAGGTGAAGATAATTTAGATTTAAAGAGGATGATACCGCTTGGTTGGTCTGTTTTCAGATGGGTAAATCAAATTATTGTAATTCCCTTATTCAATTTCTTAGGTTCAATTTTCGGATCAAATATGGGATTAATCATTTTAATTATGACTTTAATAATTAAATTGGCTTTATTTCCTTTAACTTTTAAATCTTTTAAATCATCTGCAAAAATGCGTGTTTTAAAACCGCAAATTGATGAAATAAATAAAAAAATTCCGAAAGAAAAAACAATGGAACGCCAACAAGCAACCATGGCACTATACAAAAAGGTTGGTGTTAACCCCATGGGCGGCTGTTTGCCCATGCTGTTGCAAATGCCTATATTAATTGCGATGTTCCGGTTTTTTCCGGCATCTATTGAACTTCGTCAAAAAAGTTTCCTTTGGGCAACAGATTTATCATCTTATGATTCAATTTGGACATTCCCGGACGGATTCAGCATTCCGATGTACGGTGATCATGTCAGTTTATTTACTATATTAATGGCTGTTGCAATGTTAATCAGTCAATTGTTAAATAAAAATCAAATGTCAGGCGGTAATACTCAAATGCCCGGTATGAAATTTATGCTTTACTTAATGCCGGTTATGATGCTGTTGTGGTTCAATAATTATTCGGCAGGTTTAAGTTATTATTATTTCTTATCAAATGTTATTACAATTATTCAGACACTTGTTATAAGAAGAATGATTGATGAAAAAGCACTACTGTCTCAATTAAATGCACAAAAGAAAAAGCCTAAAAAGAAATCTAAGTGGCAAACACGCCTTGGTGAAATGCAAAAGCAACAAGAACTTCAAAAGAAAAAAAGAAGATAA
- a CDS encoding CTP synthase, whose translation MKETKYIFITGGVTSSLGKGIISSSLAKLLLGRGFKVAIQKLDPYINIDPGTLNPYEHGECFVTDDGAETDLDLGHYERFTDVRTTQANNVTTGRIYQTVIDKERRGDYLGKTVQVIPHITDEIKRRIKLLGKEDYDFVITEIGGTVGDIESFPYIEAIRQLKWDLEGQIIVVHLTLVPYLSTSKELKTKPTQHSVKMLLENGVQPDILVLRTEKPLTIDIREKVAKFCNVSLSSVIESIDASTIYEVPLLMQNEKLDEAVLRKFHLPVKGTPELKQWKSVVDRIKNAECTIKIALVGKYVELPDAYKSINESLIHAGARIDCKPKITLLHSEKINNENADELLKEFDGIIVAPGFGHRGIEGKINAIKFVRENNVPFLGICLGMQCAVIEFARNVLNLKEAHSTEMYQNTPYPVIDLMQQQKNIIDLGGTMRLGAYNCKLSENSKLFNEYKKANISERHRHRYEFNNKYLEDFESNGMKATGLNPESELVEIIELEKHKWFTGVQFHPEYKSTVINPHPVFISFLKACKTK comes from the coding sequence TTGAAAGAAACAAAATATATATTTATTACGGGAGGCGTTACTTCTTCTCTGGGGAAAGGCATTATTTCATCTTCTTTAGCAAAATTACTTTTGGGCAGAGGTTTTAAAGTTGCTATTCAAAAGTTAGACCCCTATATTAATATTGATCCCGGAACTTTAAACCCCTATGAACACGGAGAATGTTTCGTAACTGACGACGGAGCCGAAACAGACTTGGATTTAGGTCATTATGAGCGTTTTACCGATGTAAGAACAACACAAGCTAACAATGTTACAACAGGTCGAATTTATCAAACAGTTATTGATAAAGAAAGACGCGGAGATTATCTCGGGAAAACCGTACAAGTTATACCGCATATTACCGACGAAATAAAACGAAGAATCAAACTTCTCGGAAAAGAAGATTATGACTTTGTTATCACAGAAATTGGAGGAACAGTCGGAGATATTGAATCCTTTCCTTATATTGAAGCAATAAGGCAATTAAAATGGGATTTGGAAGGGCAAATCATTGTAGTACACCTTACTCTAGTACCTTATTTATCAACCTCCAAAGAACTAAAAACTAAACCTACGCAACATTCGGTAAAAATGTTATTGGAAAACGGTGTACAACCCGATATTTTAGTTCTCAGAACAGAAAAACCACTTACAATTGACATCAGAGAAAAAGTTGCAAAATTTTGTAATGTCAGTTTAAGTTCCGTTATCGAATCAATAGATGCATCAACAATTTATGAAGTTCCTCTTTTAATGCAAAACGAGAAGTTAGATGAAGCCGTTTTAAGAAAATTTCATTTGCCTGTTAAGGGAACACCTGAATTAAAGCAGTGGAAATCAGTTGTTGACAGAATTAAGAATGCCGAATGCACAATTAAAATTGCATTAGTCGGTAAATATGTAGAATTACCCGATGCATATAAATCAATAAACGAATCTTTAATTCATGCAGGTGCAAGAATTGATTGCAAGCCGAAAATAACATTATTGCATTCAGAGAAAATTAATAATGAAAATGCAGATGAGTTATTAAAAGAATTTGACGGAATTATTGTCGCACCCGGTTTCGGACACAGAGGAATTGAAGGAAAAATAAATGCAATAAAATTTGTAAGAGAAAATAATGTGCCTTTTCTCGGTATTTGTCTCGGAATGCAATGTGCAGTAATTGAATTTGCACGCAATGTACTTAATCTGAAAGAAGCACATTCAACAGAAATGTATCAAAATACCCCTTATCCTGTTATTGACTTAATGCAACAACAAAAAAACATTATTGATTTAGGAGGCACAATGCGACTTGGTGCATATAATTGTAAACTTAGTGAAAATTCAAAACTTTTTAATGAATACAAAAAAGCAAATATCTCTGAACGTCATCGTCACAGATACGAATTTAATAATAAATATTTAGAGGATTTTGAAAGCAACGGAATGAAAGCAACAGGATTAAATCCTGAATCAGAATTAGTTGAAATTATAGAGCTGGAAAAACATAAATGGTTTACCGGTGTTCAATTTCATCCTGAATATAAAAGTACGGTAATAAATCCGCATCCGGTTTTTATTTCATTTCTAAAAGCCTGTAAAACAAAATAG
- a CDS encoding DUF349 domain-containing protein, whose translation MSEKNTENTENLQDTVNEKKELSSADKILQKIKEKQNKKNADDNLNKEVNSESEKKAAEPEKNENSEKNTENISETKEAVIQQEDTKEQDIPEEEVFDYSSKSKEEIIVVFKELLLNDDTTKYNKKAKSLRDNFYNLIKKEDQERKDKFIEDGGNADDYESVKDEKENEFKDLFQKFIDKQETWERKLNDEKKNNLELKYKVIKEIEELINKPETFNKTFNHFRELQKKWNAIGLVPKNDVKVLFDEYNKNVQKFYDYLEVNKELRELDFKKNFDAKIKLCEQAEELLLESNYSKAKKELQNLHKKWKETGSVSNENREDIWSRFQAATIKINEKFSEYIEEIKVQQEKNLESKQFLVSKADEYAIGEYTNHKEWKDASNQVVELQKLWKKIGYVPKEHNNEIYKQFKTACDKFFVRIREFYSESEKHKDDNYQKKLDLCVQAESLQDSNEWNNTSEIYKQIQNDWKTIGPVPKKYSDEIWTRFRKACNNFFDRKKEYFKSKKANEKENLFLKKEIIKEIEEFNFSDNQIEDLKSLKEFQNRFLEIGYVPFDSKDEIYKQYHNAIDTQLGKLNISKEKQRELKFNENLEIIKKSPGSDRLAYKEISRLQNQIDKLNDDIRIWENNIGFFSGSKESDSLIKNIHDKIETAKDKVSMMKKNIEELENISDE comes from the coding sequence ATGTCTGAAAAAAATACCGAAAATACTGAAAACTTGCAAGATACTGTTAATGAAAAAAAAGAACTTAGCAGTGCTGATAAAATATTACAAAAAATAAAAGAAAAACAGAATAAAAAAAATGCTGATGATAACTTAAACAAGGAAGTTAACTCTGAATCAGAAAAAAAAGCTGCTGAACCTGAAAAAAATGAAAATTCGGAAAAAAATACTGAAAATATTTCAGAAACTAAGGAAGCGGTAATACAGCAAGAAGATACTAAAGAACAAGACATTCCGGAAGAAGAAGTATTCGACTATTCTTCTAAATCAAAAGAAGAAATAATTGTTGTTTTTAAAGAACTGCTGTTAAATGATGATACCACAAAATATAACAAAAAAGCAAAGAGTTTAAGAGATAATTTTTATAACTTAATAAAAAAAGAAGATCAAGAAAGAAAAGATAAATTTATTGAGGACGGAGGAAATGCAGATGACTATGAATCAGTTAAAGATGAAAAAGAAAATGAATTTAAAGATTTATTCCAAAAGTTTATTGATAAACAGGAAACCTGGGAAAGAAAATTAAATGATGAAAAAAAGAATAATCTTGAGTTAAAATATAAAGTTATAAAAGAAATTGAGGAACTTATAAACAAACCCGAAACATTTAATAAAACATTTAATCATTTCAGAGAATTACAAAAAAAATGGAATGCTATAGGTTTGGTGCCTAAAAATGATGTAAAAGTATTATTTGACGAGTATAATAAAAATGTTCAAAAATTCTATGATTATTTAGAAGTTAATAAAGAGCTTAGAGAACTCGATTTTAAAAAGAATTTTGATGCAAAAATTAAATTATGTGAACAAGCAGAAGAACTTCTTTTAGAGTCAAACTATTCAAAAGCAAAAAAAGAATTACAAAATCTACATAAAAAATGGAAAGAAACAGGATCTGTTTCTAATGAAAACCGAGAAGATATTTGGAGCAGGTTTCAAGCTGCAACAATAAAAATAAATGAAAAATTTTCGGAATATATTGAGGAAATAAAAGTTCAACAAGAGAAAAATCTTGAATCAAAGCAATTCTTAGTCAGCAAAGCTGATGAATATGCAATAGGAGAATATACAAATCATAAAGAATGGAAAGATGCTTCCAACCAGGTAGTTGAACTTCAAAAACTTTGGAAAAAAATAGGATATGTTCCGAAAGAACATAATAATGAAATTTATAAGCAATTTAAAACTGCCTGCGATAAATTCTTTGTTCGCATAAGAGAATTTTATAGTGAGAGCGAAAAACATAAAGATGATAATTACCAGAAAAAATTAGATTTATGTGTGCAGGCTGAAAGCCTCCAAGACAGTAATGAATGGAACAATACTTCCGAAATATATAAGCAAATTCAAAACGACTGGAAAACAATAGGACCCGTTCCTAAAAAATATTCTGATGAAATATGGACAAGATTCAGAAAAGCTTGCAATAACTTTTTTGACAGAAAAAAAGAATATTTTAAAAGTAAAAAAGCAAACGAAAAAGAAAATTTATTTCTTAAGAAAGAAATAATAAAAGAAATTGAAGAATTCAATTTTTCAGATAATCAAATTGAAGACTTGAAAAGTTTAAAAGAATTCCAAAACAGATTTTTGGAAATTGGATATGTCCCTTTCGACAGTAAAGATGAAATTTATAAACAGTATCATAATGCTATTGACACTCAATTAGGGAAGTTAAATATAAGCAAAGAAAAACAACGTGAACTTAAATTTAACGAAAATCTTGAAATTATTAAAAAATCGCCCGGTTCAGACAGATTAGCTTACAAAGAAATATCAAGACTTCAAAATCAAATCGATAAGTTAAATGATGATATCAGAATATGGGAAAATAATATTGGGTTTTTCAGTGGCTCAAAAGAGTCAGATTCGTTGATAAAAAATATTCATGATAAAATTGAAACCGCAAAAGATAAAGTTTCAATGATGAAAAAGAATATTGAAGAATTAGAAAATATAAGTGACGAATAA
- a CDS encoding cytochrome c biogenesis protein ResB has translation MSDNNKKRKLFKFPWQYKEGFVISLLLIILGSILGLITKEPINFPGFPTNLSFVITYTLLLTAIYKFERNNKVVQWLSGIPAAVSSIILFTALSLILGIVPQVNTGVVLKDDIFFSLGLKHMATSWLLVFGYFFFMTSLGFATVKMFMPFKKKKLGILFSHLGLYIIIIAGIAGSGDAMRTYFSLEKDAIPTNIVRDFYSDKMYKTPFKLKLREFNIIEYNPKIVLVKSKNDSLIFPDNNKHFIAGDSLTGEFQEWKIKVVKYLKSSYPTDSLYSNFTEANYIGSLPSALVEIYNKNNELINKDWITAGNFVWYRKNIAVNDNYYFAMLKPEPKEFSSAVTAFLPDGTSENFIIKVNKPKTIMGWKIYQTGYDTTRGKWSNQSILEAGKDPWLPVVYSGIFLLIIGAFYLFWLGGTTIKNEDEITNKN, from the coding sequence GTGAGCGATAATAATAAAAAAAGAAAACTATTTAAATTTCCGTGGCAATACAAAGAAGGGTTTGTAATTTCATTATTATTAATAATACTCGGATCGATTTTAGGCTTAATTACAAAAGAGCCGATAAATTTTCCGGGATTCCCGACAAATTTATCCTTTGTAATAACATACACATTATTATTAACAGCTATATATAAATTTGAAAGAAATAATAAAGTTGTACAATGGCTTTCCGGAATTCCTGCTGCTGTAAGTTCGATTATACTATTTACTGCTCTTTCCTTAATTCTCGGCATTGTTCCGCAAGTAAATACAGGGGTTGTTTTAAAAGATGATATATTCTTTTCGTTAGGCTTAAAACATATGGCAACAAGTTGGCTGTTGGTATTCGGATATTTCTTTTTTATGACTTCTTTAGGTTTTGCTACGGTAAAAATGTTTATGCCTTTTAAAAAGAAAAAATTAGGAATACTATTCAGCCACTTAGGGTTATACATTATCATTATTGCAGGAATTGCCGGGAGCGGAGATGCAATGAGAACTTATTTTTCTCTTGAAAAAGATGCGATTCCTACAAATATTGTCAGGGACTTTTATTCTGATAAAATGTATAAAACTCCTTTTAAATTGAAATTACGAGAATTTAATATTATTGAGTATAATCCTAAGATTGTTCTTGTTAAATCAAAAAATGACAGTTTAATTTTTCCTGATAATAATAAACATTTTATTGCTGGAGATTCATTAACGGGAGAATTTCAGGAATGGAAAATTAAAGTTGTTAAATATTTAAAATCATCATATCCTACTGACAGTTTATATTCAAATTTCACTGAAGCAAATTATATCGGTTCTCTGCCTTCTGCATTAGTTGAAATATATAATAAAAATAATGAATTAATAAACAAAGATTGGATTACTGCCGGAAATTTTGTTTGGTACAGAAAAAACATTGCTGTTAATGACAACTATTATTTTGCAATGTTAAAGCCCGAACCGAAAGAATTCAGTTCTGCTGTAACTGCTTTTTTGCCTGACGGAACTTCAGAAAATTTCATAATAAAAGTTAACAAACCTAAAACAATTATGGGCTGGAAAATATATCAAACAGGTTATGATACAACCAGAGGAAAATGGTCTAATCAAAGTATTTTAGAAGCAGGAAAAGATCCTTGGTTACCGGTTGTATATTCCGGAATATTTTTGCTGATAATCGGAGCATTTTATTTGTTTTGGTTAGGCGGTACAACAATTAAAAATGAAGATGAAATAACTAATAAAAATTAA
- the ccsA gene encoding cytochrome c biogenesis protein CcsA codes for MNWIDFPYIAYTAVMLLTFSFTVFFFPVKKKIKYLLANILSITAILLFAYFITSLWVSLERPPLRTLGETRLWYAVFLPILGLITFNRWKYFWFLAYSNLLAVVFILINLSHPETYNKTLMPALQSPWFVPHVIVYILSYAVLSVSWLVAIKGLTISNSKLKGFAKNVSILLSPFYFLIQLFSEDEDESSEKVLKMADNIVFIGFAFLTLGILFGALWAKEAWGNYWTWDPKETWALLTFLVYLIYIHIRTHHKDRTKMHLRVLSISFIFLLAAWFGVNYMPSAKNSVHTYSQQE; via the coding sequence ATGAACTGGATAGATTTCCCGTATATTGCATATACAGCTGTTATGCTTTTAACTTTTTCATTTACTGTTTTTTTCTTTCCGGTTAAAAAGAAAATTAAGTATTTATTGGCAAATATTTTATCAATTACAGCAATTCTGCTGTTTGCTTATTTTATAACTTCGTTATGGGTAAGTCTTGAAAGACCTCCGTTACGAACCCTAGGAGAAACACGCCTTTGGTATGCAGTATTTTTGCCGATTTTAGGTTTAATAACTTTTAATCGTTGGAAGTATTTTTGGTTTTTGGCATACAGTAATCTTTTAGCTGTTGTATTTATTTTGATAAATTTATCGCATCCCGAAACTTATAACAAAACTTTAATGCCAGCCTTACAAAGCCCTTGGTTTGTGCCTCATGTTATTGTTTATATACTTTCTTATGCAGTATTAAGTGTTTCATGGTTGGTAGCAATAAAAGGTTTAACAATATCAAATTCTAAATTAAAGGGTTTTGCAAAAAATGTTTCGATTCTTTTAAGCCCGTTTTATTTTTTAATACAGCTTTTCTCAGAAGATGAAGACGAAAGCAGCGAAAAAGTTCTGAAAATGGCAGACAATATTGTATTTATCGGTTTTGCATTTCTGACTCTCGGCATATTATTCGGAGCTTTGTGGGCAAAAGAAGCTTGGGGTAATTATTGGACTTGGGATCCGAAAGAAACATGGGCATTATTAACTTTTTTAGTTTACCTTATTTATATTCATATAAGAACACACCACAAAGACAGAACAAAAATGCACTTACGGGTTTTAAGTATTTCTTTTATTTTTCTACTGGCAGCTTGGTTTGGTGTAAATTATATGCCGTCTGCAAAAAACAGTGTTCATACATATTCGCAACAAGAGTAG
- a CDS encoding N-acetylmuramoyl-L-alanine amidase, translating to MIKLFKIIFVAVSTLFFNTTFAQDKTDNVDIIVIDAGHGGKDPGAIGKKSKEKDLTLAIALKLGKYIETNLSDVKVIYTRDTDEFIELHKRSETANKNNADLFVSIHVNASRASHVTGTSTFVMGLNRAEKQLEVVKRENSVILIEDNYKIKYEGFDPNSPETEIIFSLYQNAYLEQSIKIAGKVQEQFAEKAKRVNRDVRQAGLVVLWNCSMPGILIETGFITNPEEEKFLNTEDGQSIIASSIYRAIKDYKNIIEGIKDPVIENNIVFKIQIAYSGKKINTVPENFKGVENVERVEDGKYYRYFTGNAKTYEEIAELQSKIRKKIPAAYVVALNNGKLITVKDALQLLNY from the coding sequence ATGATAAAACTTTTTAAAATAATATTTGTTGCTGTAAGCACGCTTTTTTTTAACACAACTTTTGCTCAAGATAAAACAGATAATGTTGATATAATAGTTATTGATGCAGGACACGGAGGAAAAGATCCCGGAGCAATCGGAAAAAAAAGTAAAGAAAAAGATTTAACTTTGGCAATAGCCTTAAAATTAGGAAAATATATCGAGACTAATCTTTCTGATGTTAAAGTAATTTACACAAGAGATACTGACGAATTTATCGAACTGCATAAAAGGTCTGAGACAGCAAATAAAAACAATGCAGACTTATTCGTTTCAATTCATGTAAATGCCAGTAGAGCAAGCCATGTTACAGGAACTTCAACATTTGTTATGGGGCTTAACAGAGCAGAAAAACAACTTGAAGTTGTTAAAAGAGAAAACTCTGTTATTCTTATAGAAGACAATTACAAAATAAAATATGAAGGATTTGACCCAAATTCACCCGAAACTGAAATAATATTCTCATTATACCAAAATGCATACTTAGAACAAAGTATTAAAATTGCCGGAAAAGTTCAAGAGCAATTTGCAGAAAAAGCAAAAAGAGTAAACAGAGATGTAAGGCAAGCAGGACTTGTAGTTCTTTGGAATTGTTCCATGCCCGGTATCTTAATTGAAACAGGCTTTATAACCAATCCGGAAGAAGAAAAATTCCTGAATACAGAAGACGGACAATCAATAATTGCTTCTTCAATATACAGAGCAATAAAAGATTATAAAAATATTATTGAAGGAATAAAAGACCCTGTTATTGAAAATAACATTGTTTTTAAAATCCAAATTGCATATTCAGGAAAAAAAATTAATACTGTTCCTGAAAATTTTAAAGGAGTAGAAAATGTAGAAAGAGTTGAAGACGGAAAATATTACAGGTATTTTACCGGAAATGCTAAAACCTATGAAGAAATTGCAGAACTTCAAAGTAAAATCAGAAAAAAAATACCGGCAGCTTATGTTGTAGCACTCAACAACGGTAAACTGATTACAGTTAAAGATGCTTTGCAATTGTTAAACTATTAA
- a CDS encoding MlaD family protein: MTKEQKRITKTGILFTIITFLTIWGVNYIRSNDILSSKTKLFGVYSNVKELSEGNHVFLNGTKIGKVAHVDFIDGNLDKLIVEFHIRNDIKIPDSSIAMITSTDIMGTMGIKIIINKETDKFHSSGDTLISKVEASIQEEVNEQILPLKLKTESMLGTLDSLLVAFRAVFNPTTRSNIKKSFAHIQATLTNLESTSLTLDTLMTSEKKRISAIISNAESITKNLKSNNENINKILDNFGEISDSLSAVNFINIIHQADNSITKFSKVMDKIEKGEGTLGLLLKDEELYNKLNNSSDALDKLLIDIKENPKRYVRFSAINFGKKIIVNETDSVSKNE; encoded by the coding sequence ATGACAAAAGAACAAAAAAGAATAACTAAAACAGGTATATTATTTACCATCATAACATTTCTTACCATTTGGGGTGTAAATTATATCAGAAGCAACGATATATTATCGAGTAAAACTAAATTATTCGGTGTATATAGTAACGTAAAAGAGCTGTCGGAAGGAAATCATGTTTTTCTTAACGGTACAAAAATAGGAAAAGTTGCTCATGTTGATTTTATTGACGGAAACTTAGATAAATTAATTGTTGAATTTCATATTCGAAATGACATTAAAATACCGGACAGTTCAATAGCCATGATTACCAGCACTGATATTATGGGTACTATGGGAATTAAAATAATTATTAATAAAGAAACTGACAAATTTCATTCGTCAGGAGACACTTTAATTTCAAAGGTTGAAGCAAGTATACAAGAAGAAGTTAACGAGCAAATACTTCCGTTGAAACTGAAAACTGAAAGTATGCTCGGAACACTGGATTCGTTATTAGTAGCTTTCAGGGCAGTTTTTAATCCGACAACAAGATCAAATATTAAAAAAAGTTTCGCACATATTCAAGCAACCTTAACAAATCTTGAAAGTACATCACTTACATTAGATACATTAATGACTTCAGAGAAAAAACGTATCTCGGCTATTATAAGTAACGCAGAATCAATTACAAAAAACCTTAAAAGCAACAATGAAAATATAAATAAAATCTTAGATAACTTTGGCGAAATAAGTGACTCGTTATCAGCTGTTAATTTTATAAACATAATTCATCAAGCCGACAATTCTATTACAAAATTCAGCAAAGTAATGGATAAAATCGAAAAAGGCGAAGGCACATTAGGTTTATTACTAAAAGACGAAGAATTGTATAACAAACTTAATAACTCGTCTGATGCACTTGACAAACTTCTTATTGATATTAAAGAAAACCCAAAAAGATATGTTCGTTTTTCAGCTATAAACTTCGGAAAAAAAATTATTGTTAACGAAACTGATTCTGTATCAAAAAATGAATAA